In Scleropages formosus chromosome 10, fSclFor1.1, whole genome shotgun sequence, a single genomic region encodes these proteins:
- the bace2 gene encoding beta-secretase 2, producing the protein MAMGGCRIALLFCCVSLAARVGTLAAFYAIPLKMFSGHFNSSAALDLSSLSKVEPTADGLSLASDSAGKVNFLDMVDNLEGDSGKGYYIEMFIGTPAQTLNILVDTGSSNFAVAAAPHPYVTHYFDRVLSSTYRSTDTRVAVKYIQGYWEGELGIDRVSIPKGPNGTVSVNIAAILSSDTFFFPGTNWQGILGLAYPVLAQPDSSVEPFFDSLVRQTGIPDVFSLQMCGAGISASESSDPAAGSLIIGGIEPTLYKGSVWYTPIKEEWYYQVEILKLEVGDQNLILDCKEYNRDKAIVDSGTTFLRLPENVFNAVVDGIIQTSLIQFSADFWTGTKLACWLKGQNPLRLFPKLSIYLRALNASQSFRITIFPQLYIQLISEIDDDFECFRFGISSSANGLVIGATVMEGFYVVFDRVRKRVGFAVSTCAESSGVALSEIAGPFAAADVSSNCLGDSVLYEPILWAVSYALMGVCALALLILLLLMAFPCHCRRGDRTGEITDESSLVRNRIK; encoded by the exons ATGGCAATGGGCGGGTGTCGGATCGCCCTGCTCTTCTGCTGCGTCTCTCTGGCCGCTCGCGTGGGCACTTTGGCCGCTTTCTACGCCATTCCTCTGAAGATGTTCAGCGGACACTTCAACTCGTCCGCGGCGCTGGACCTCAGCTCCCTGTCGAAAGTGGAGCCCACGGCGGACGGACTCTCTCTGGCCTCCGACTCCGCGGGGAAGGTGAACTTTCTGGACATGGTGGACAACCTCGAGGGCGACTCTGGAAAGGGGTATTACATTGAGATGTTCATAGGCACTCCAGCTCAGACG ctcAACATCCTGGTGGACACAGGGAGCAGTAACTTTGCAGTGgctgctgccccccacccctatGTGACACACTACTTTGACAGAGTTCT CTCCAGTACCTACAGATCAACTGATACTAGGGTGGCTGTGAAATACATCCAGGGCTACTGGGAGGGAGAGCTGGGAATTGACCGGGTCTCCATCCCCAAAGGTCCGAATGGCACTGTCTCTGTCAACATTGCTGCCATTCTCAGCTCTGATACCTTCTTTTTTCCTGGCACCAACTGGCAAGGTATTCTGGGACTGGCATACCCCGTGCTGGCACAG CCCGACAGCTCAGTGGAGCCCTTCTTCGATTCATTGGTGAGGCAGACAGGAATTCCAGATGTGTTCTCCCTCCAGATGTGTGGAGCTGGAATCTCTGCCAGTGAGAGCAGTGATCCTGCTGCAGGAAGTCTA ATCATCGGAGGAATCGAACCCACTCTGTACAAGGGGTCAGTGTGGTACACCCCAATTAAAGAAGAGTGGTACTACCAAGTGGAAATTTTGAAGCTGGAGGTCGGCGACCAAAATTTAATTCTGGACTGTAAAGAG TACAACAGAGACAAAGCCATTGTTGACAGCGGAACCACCTTTTTGCGACTCCCCGAGAATGTGTTCAACGCCGTCGTCGATGGCATCATACAAACATCACTG ATACAGTTCTCTGCGGACTTTTGGACCGGGACCAAGCTGGCCTGCTGGTTGAAAGGCCAGAATCCTTTGCGGCTCTTCCCCAAACTCTCAATCTACCTGAGAGCACTGAATGCCAGCCAGTCCTTCCGGATTACCATCTTCCCACAG CTGTACATCCAGCTTATTTCAGAGATTGATGATGACTTTGAATGCTTCCGCTTTGGAATTTCCTCATCTGCAAATGGCCTGGTAATCGGAGCCACTGTCATGGAGGGCTTCTATGTAGTCTTTGACCGGGTCCGGAAGAGGGTGGGCTTTGCAGTGAGCACATGTGCAG AGAGCAGTGGGGTGGCACTGTCGGAGATCGCAGGCCCGTTTGCTGCAGCTGACGTGTCCTCGAACTGCCTGGGGGACTCGGTGTTATATGAGCCCATATTGTGGGCAGTCTCTTATGCGTTGATGGGTGTTTGCGCCCTGGCcctcctcatcctgctcctcctcATGGCATTCCCCTGCCATTGCCGCCGTGGCGACAGGACTGGTGAGATCACTGATGAGTCCTCGCTGGTCCGCAACCGCATCAAGTGA
- the LOC108932299 gene encoding transmembrane protease serine 2-like isoform X2, with product MTTNMDSSPYYGFQQEGGRPPPYNPAIGGYPPFTLQYPSNLPQYSPQAIPIHNIAAPELLEPTLNRTGQKRKYMCIVTSVVCVVLLLAVVAILLWYFLYFRCVFGMSCGDGGCISVSQWCNGVKDCPLGQDETQCFRLYGSSSVLQAYSTQSRSWKMVCAAGWNDAFGRAACEQIGYDRQSYVGYEMTTVNQDLDGYLTLLPQATPQNLLHSCLVLYTTCSVGRLVALHCIDCGSRVISDSRIVGGQVAKPGAWPWQVSLQVQREHLCGGSIITPYWIVTAAHCVEGISSPSNWTVYAGRLSLSDMYRSVGNSVSLIVSNKYNSNTKNNDIALMKLRNPLTMSNVVKPVCLPNAGLNFTAPRQCWVSGWGATYSGGSVSQVLKEVQVSLIDRSTCNSPSVYSGEITDTMICAGRLQGGVDSCQGDSGGPLVTEENHLWWLVGDTSWGYGCAVRNKPGVYGNVTVFLRWIYEQMQKYK from the exons ATGACCACAAATATG GACTCGAGCCCATACTATGGTTTCCAGCAGGAGGGGGGGCGGCCTCCTCCTTATAACCCTGCCATAGGGGGGTATCCTCCGTTCACGCTGCAGTACCCGTCCAACTTGCCCCAGTACTCCCCCCAAGCCATCCCCATCCACAATATTGCCGCACCGGAGCTGTTAGAGCCCACCCTTAACCGCACAG GGCAAAAGAGGAAATACATGTGTATTGTGACATCTGTTGTCTGTGTTGTTCTTCTCCTGGCCGTGGTCGCGATCCTACTGTGGTATTTTC TCTACTTCAGGTGTGTTTTTGGGATGTCCTGTGGAGATGGTGGTTGCATCAGTGTGTCCcagtggtgtaatggtgtgaaGGACTGCCCTTTGGGGCAGGATGAAACCCAGTGCT ttCGGCTCTATGGTTCCAGCTCTGTTCTGCAGGCGTATTCAACACAAAGCAGATCGTGGAAGATGGTGTGTGCTGCTGGATGGAATGACGCCTTTGGGAGAGCAGCATGTGAACAGATTGGATATGACAG GCAGTCCTATGTGGGCTATGAGATGACCACGGTAAACCAGGACCTGGATGGCTACTTGACACTGTTGCCTCAGGCGACTCCACAGAACCTTCTACACAGTTGCCTCGTCCTCTA CACAACATGTTCAGTTGGCAGACTTGTAGCACTGCATTGCATTG ACTGTGGGTCCCGGGTTATCTCAGATTCCCGCATTGTGGGCGGACAGGTGGCCAAGCCAGGGGCGTGGCCATGGCAGGTCAGCCTGCAGGTCCAGAGGGAGCACTTGTGTGGCGGCTCCATCATCACCCCTTACTGGATCGTGACAGCGGCACACTGTGTGGAAGG GATTTCGAGCCCCTCCAACTGGACTGTCTATGCTGGCCGTCTCTCCCTGTCTGACATGTATCGCTCTGTTGGGAACTCGGTATCTCTCATCGTCTCCAACAAGtacaacagcaacacaaagaaCAATGACATTGCTCTGATGAAGCTAAGGAACCCACTTACAATGTCAA ATGTTGTCAAACCCGTGTGTCTACCCAATGCTGGCCTCAACTTTACGGCTCCTCGGCAATGTTGGGTTTCTGGATGGGGGGCAACTTATAGTGGAG GATCAGTGTCCCAGGTTCTGAAGGAGGTCCAGGTCTCACTGATTGACAGGAGCACCTGCAACAGTCCATCTGTGTACAGTGGCGAGATCACAGACACAATGATCTGTGCTGGAAGGTTACAGGGTGGAGTTGATTCCTGCCAG GGTGATAGCGGGGGACCCCTGGTCACAGAGGAGAATCATCTCTGGTGGCTGGTGGGGGACACAAGCTGGGGTTATGGCTGTGCTGTGAGGAACAAGCCTGGAGTGTACGGCAATGTGACTGTTTTCCTCCGCTGGATCTACGAACAGATGCAG AAATACAAATGA
- the LOC108932299 gene encoding transmembrane protease serine 2-like isoform X1: MFVSWLGYSSHVTLWILVCFSPQDSSPYYGFQQEGGRPPPYNPAIGGYPPFTLQYPSNLPQYSPQAIPIHNIAAPELLEPTLNRTGQKRKYMCIVTSVVCVVLLLAVVAILLWYFLYFRCVFGMSCGDGGCISVSQWCNGVKDCPLGQDETQCFRLYGSSSVLQAYSTQSRSWKMVCAAGWNDAFGRAACEQIGYDRQSYVGYEMTTVNQDLDGYLTLLPQATPQNLLHSCLVLYTTCSVGRLVALHCIDCGSRVISDSRIVGGQVAKPGAWPWQVSLQVQREHLCGGSIITPYWIVTAAHCVEGISSPSNWTVYAGRLSLSDMYRSVGNSVSLIVSNKYNSNTKNNDIALMKLRNPLTMSNVVKPVCLPNAGLNFTAPRQCWVSGWGATYSGGSVSQVLKEVQVSLIDRSTCNSPSVYSGEITDTMICAGRLQGGVDSCQGDSGGPLVTEENHLWWLVGDTSWGYGCAVRNKPGVYGNVTVFLRWIYEQMQKYK, encoded by the exons ATGTTTGTGTCATGGCTTGGTTATTCATCTCATGTCACCTTGTGGATACTGGTGTGTTTTTCCCCACAGGACTCGAGCCCATACTATGGTTTCCAGCAGGAGGGGGGGCGGCCTCCTCCTTATAACCCTGCCATAGGGGGGTATCCTCCGTTCACGCTGCAGTACCCGTCCAACTTGCCCCAGTACTCCCCCCAAGCCATCCCCATCCACAATATTGCCGCACCGGAGCTGTTAGAGCCCACCCTTAACCGCACAG GGCAAAAGAGGAAATACATGTGTATTGTGACATCTGTTGTCTGTGTTGTTCTTCTCCTGGCCGTGGTCGCGATCCTACTGTGGTATTTTC TCTACTTCAGGTGTGTTTTTGGGATGTCCTGTGGAGATGGTGGTTGCATCAGTGTGTCCcagtggtgtaatggtgtgaaGGACTGCCCTTTGGGGCAGGATGAAACCCAGTGCT ttCGGCTCTATGGTTCCAGCTCTGTTCTGCAGGCGTATTCAACACAAAGCAGATCGTGGAAGATGGTGTGTGCTGCTGGATGGAATGACGCCTTTGGGAGAGCAGCATGTGAACAGATTGGATATGACAG GCAGTCCTATGTGGGCTATGAGATGACCACGGTAAACCAGGACCTGGATGGCTACTTGACACTGTTGCCTCAGGCGACTCCACAGAACCTTCTACACAGTTGCCTCGTCCTCTA CACAACATGTTCAGTTGGCAGACTTGTAGCACTGCATTGCATTG ACTGTGGGTCCCGGGTTATCTCAGATTCCCGCATTGTGGGCGGACAGGTGGCCAAGCCAGGGGCGTGGCCATGGCAGGTCAGCCTGCAGGTCCAGAGGGAGCACTTGTGTGGCGGCTCCATCATCACCCCTTACTGGATCGTGACAGCGGCACACTGTGTGGAAGG GATTTCGAGCCCCTCCAACTGGACTGTCTATGCTGGCCGTCTCTCCCTGTCTGACATGTATCGCTCTGTTGGGAACTCGGTATCTCTCATCGTCTCCAACAAGtacaacagcaacacaaagaaCAATGACATTGCTCTGATGAAGCTAAGGAACCCACTTACAATGTCAA ATGTTGTCAAACCCGTGTGTCTACCCAATGCTGGCCTCAACTTTACGGCTCCTCGGCAATGTTGGGTTTCTGGATGGGGGGCAACTTATAGTGGAG GATCAGTGTCCCAGGTTCTGAAGGAGGTCCAGGTCTCACTGATTGACAGGAGCACCTGCAACAGTCCATCTGTGTACAGTGGCGAGATCACAGACACAATGATCTGTGCTGGAAGGTTACAGGGTGGAGTTGATTCCTGCCAG GGTGATAGCGGGGGACCCCTGGTCACAGAGGAGAATCATCTCTGGTGGCTGGTGGGGGACACAAGCTGGGGTTATGGCTGTGCTGTGAGGAACAAGCCTGGAGTGTACGGCAATGTGACTGTTTTCCTCCGCTGGATCTACGAACAGATGCAG AAATACAAATGA